The Acidobacteriota bacterium genomic interval AGACCGACGCCGCAAGCGCCTGTCGCAGTCTCGGGAGGCCACTGAATTCTCCTCTGTTCTATTCGCGTTCCTCCGATTTCACCCGAGTCGATATCCACTGGATTCGATGTGATAGTTTGCTGGAGACGCTGAGGAAGCGATAGAGAAGTGCCTGCCCAACAACTCACCCGCGCGAGGCATTTGCGATGAGTACGGTGCTCACCTGTCGGCCGACGGCAAGTACCTGTTCTTCACGCGCCACACGCCGCAAGGGAACGCGATCTACGTGGTCGCCGTATCGGCCATCGAGACGCGGTCACTCCTCCTGTCGTCCCGAAATGCGGAGGCCACGAACCTTCTCGAAGTGCTTGGTATTGCGCGTCAGCAACACGCCGTGGTTCGCGAGGACGATGCCGGCTATCAAACTGTCGCCCATGCCGATGGGCGTCCCCTGTTCTTCGAGAGTTCGACGCACGTCGGCGGCGCGGTCGGCACTCGCGCCGTCGAGCGGAAGCGCCGGGACGGCGTCGAGCAGTGCCCGCACGAGTTTCTGCTGCCGCACGCTGTGCGCCCCGGCCATCAACTCGAATCGCGACACGGCGGTGGTCGCCAGGCCCCCGTACTCGAGTTCGAGCGCGACGCGGGCAGCCGAGGGTTCGGCGCCCTGGAGGTAGTCGATCAGCACGTCGGTGTCAGCGATGATGCTCATCTCCACGACTCCCGGAGTGCCTGTGTCGC includes:
- a CDS encoding type II toxin-antitoxin system VapC family toxin produces the protein MSIIADTDVLIDYLQGAEPSAARVALELEYGGLATTAVSRFELMAGAHSVRQQKLVRALLDAVPALPLDGASADRAADVRRTLEEQGTPIGMGDSLIAGIVLANHGVLLTRNTKHFEKVRGLRISGRQEE